The DNA window TTTACCTTTTTGCACCTGGCCGCAGCACCGGAATTAACGAAATGCTTGTTAAAGCAGAAGGTTATTGCCATTGCTTATGAGACAGTTCAGCTTGAAAATGGTTCTCTACCTCTTTTGATTCCCATGAGTGTGATTGCTGGAAGGCTTTCAGTCCAGGAAGGGGCAAGCTTTCTAAAAAAGACAGAGGGAGGAAGAGGGGTTCTTTTAAGCGCAGTTCCTGGGCTTGAGCCTGGAAAGGTTGTTATATTCGGTGGAGGTACAGTAGGGTTTAATGCTGCAAAGATAGCAATAGGATTGGGAGCAGAGGTTTCTGTATTCGATATAAATATGGAACGACTTCAGTATCTTGAAACTATCTTTTCAGGCAAGATAAAGACTCTCGTTCCTAATAGACATAATCTGGAAAGAGTTATATCAGAGGCCCATATTATTATTGGAGCAGTATTGGTTCCGGGTAGAAAGGCACCGCATGTTCTCAAAAGGGATATACTACCAAAGATGAAAAAGGGCGCAGTCATAGTTGATGTTGCCATTGACCAAGGGGGATGTGTTGAGTCTTCTAAGCCAACAACCTATAGTAAGCCTGTATTTTTTGATGAAGGTATTATCCACTACTGTGTTCCCAATATGCCAGGTTCTGTTCCGAGAACCGCAACCTATGCCCTTACCAATGTTACCCTTCAATATATCAGGGATATAGCCAATAAAGGATGGAGAAAAGCGATTACAGAAAGTTTACCATTAAAAAAGGGGCTTAATATATATAATGGAAACATAGTCTGCAGGGGTGTTGCGGATGGGGTTGGCCTTCCTTATCGAGAAGTAGATTCCATCCTTTGATAAGGATAAGGTAAATTTAGGAGAATCAGAGGTGATTTTTTCGATTCTCAGGAGGTACACCAAGAAGATTTTCAATAAGAAAATAAGATGAGTATCGTTGATGCCAATTCTTTTTTCGTTCTCATATTATAATTCTTTCTTTTTTCATCCTTGGAGTGATATTTGTCTTATCAATACTGGCGCATATTTTTAAATCTTCATAACCCCCTTTCTTTATTAGATGATTACCCCATTCAGATTTTTCAAGCATTTTAAAAATATTATCCTTAAATCTATTATAGATTATAGTTGCTGCCAGAGCCGAATCAGAAAGCTTTATTTTATTTTTTATGTTTTTTATTAAACCCTCTATAATCATTCCACCACAAACAGTATCTTCTAAAGAAAAGAGTCCTCCAAGCCCAGAACATACAATAATTGTGTCTCTATAGTATTCTTGTAATTTCTTAATCAGGGCAGTTATATTCATAAAGGAAGAGATGAAGACCTCTTTGGCAGAAGATGCTCTTTTTAGAGTCTTTGTACCATTAGTTGTCTTCATAATGATAATTTTATTTTTTATAATATCTTCTCCATATTCTCTTGGTGAATTTCCCAATTGAAATCCTTCTATCCTTTCTCCTTTTTGGGCTCCTGCTAATAAAACCTTATCTTTTCCTATTTTATTAGCTCTTTGAAAGGCATCTTCAAGAGTCAAAACAGGGATTATTGCAGAACAGCCATTTTTGAAGGCTGTTGTTATTGTAGTGGTTGTCCTAATGATATCGATAACGATAGCTATCTTGTCTTCAAGATTTCCTATATAATCCAGTTCTTCCGGTGTGAATAGTAGATTAACTTTCATAATTTATCTCCTTTTCCAAATCGAGTTTTATTATTTAACAGAAATAGAATTCATCGTAAAGATAAATTTAATGCTATTGACATAATATTGTCATTATATTATTTTTGTTTACAGTCATTCTCGATTACTTTTCTTTCAAAGACCTGCTTTCGTGTTTTTTAAAATTAGACAGTTAAATAAAATAGATTAACAATAAAAAAAAGAAAATCTAAGCACCCTCTGTAAAATTGCTGATTATTTAAAAAGAAACTATTTTTTTTAACAAGTAAAAGGGAAGATACAATGAAATATCTAAAAGATTTAAAAGAGGGAGAAAAGATAATAGAGTTTTATCTTGTAGATGAAAAGCAGATAAGGGCGAAGAAAAATGGGGAGGAATACATATCTCTTAATCTCAAGGATAAAACAGGCCATATACCCTCTGTTATTTGGGATAATGTTAGTAAATATAAAGACAAATTTCAAAAAGGAGATTTTGTAAAGATAGAGGGTTTAGTAGGTATGTATGGTAATGGCCTTCAAATAACGATTAGGAAAATAAGGAAGGTCGAAGAAAGGGATGAGAGAGAAGGATTTGATGAATTGAATTATTTTGAAACAACTGAAAGAGATATCGAGACTATGTGGAAAGAGTTGCTTGATATTGTCGATAGCCTTGAAGATAAATATATCCAGAAACTGGTTAAAGAAATCACAAAGGAAAATGAGAAAAAGATAAAGATGTATCCAGGGGCCATGAGAATCCACCACGAATACATTGGTGGATTTCTCGAACATACCCTATCTGTTGCTAGAACGTGTGACTATTTCTCTGGAAAATACGGGGAAGTCAATAGAGATTTATTAATAGCTGGGGCTATATTGCATGATATAGGTAAGTTGAAAGAGCTTTCCGTAAGTAATATTACAGAATATTCTGAAGAGGGCAATCTTATCGGTCATATAGTTTTAGGAAGCGATATGGTAAAGGAAAAGGCAAGAAAGATTGAAGATTTTCCAGAAGATAAATTAATTCAACTGGACCATATTATTTTAAGCCATCAGGGCAATATGGAATGGGGTTCTCCTAAACCTCCGATGACTATTGAAGCATTGATACTTCATTATGCGGAAGATCTCGATGCAAAGGTTAATATCTTTAAAAGGGCAGTAAAAAAGGATCGGGAAGAAGGGAAATTTACCCAAAAAGACCCACTTCTGGGCAGAGTGTTGTTTAAGGGATAAAGAACAGAAGTTCTTTTGAATGACCTCAAAAAACGAATCAGATTTTTAAAATAGACTTTGGCAAGACTACCTTTACGCAGACCCTTGGGTTAACAATCTGGCATATCTTCAAGTCTGCAGAAACGCTGATTAACATCGCTGCCTCTATATATTCTAAATCAAGGCATTTTACCAATAAGTTTGCCATATTATCCAATGCTATCTTTGATGCCTTTTCAACAGTCTTACCATCAGCAATAGTCATGATCTCTTTTTTTGTTTCTACCAACGGATGGGTCAATTTCAGTTTGTTGTTTAAATTACATTTCATCGTAACTGTACCAGAGGTTTCCAGACCCGAGAGAAGGCTTTCACCGTCTCCCATAAGGGCATGGATGTCACCTAAGGCTAAGTGAGCACCTTCAACGAAAATAGGAATATAGACCTTTGATCCTTTTTTAATAAGTTTATTGTCCATATTGCCACCATAAGGCCCACATGTTCCACAAGGAAAGAGACCGTCTTTAGGAGCAACCCCTATCCTGCCAATCATAGGGGATAGAGGAAGTTTGATTTTATTATTAAAATATGCAAAATTTTTATCATAGTGAACCACCTTTTT is part of the Nitrospinota bacterium genome and encodes:
- the ald gene encoding alanine dehydrogenase; its protein translation is MIIGVPKEIKEHEYRVGMVPEGIELLVKDGHKVFVETMAGEGISISDKEYIDAGAEILSTKREIYLRSEMVVKVKEPLPEEFELLQKDQILFTFLHLAAAPELTKCLLKQKVIAIAYETVQLENGSLPLLIPMSVIAGRLSVQEGASFLKKTEGGRGVLLSAVPGLEPGKVVIFGGGTVGFNAAKIAIGLGAEVSVFDINMERLQYLETIFSGKIKTLVPNRHNLERVISEAHIIIGAVLVPGRKAPHVLKRDILPKMKKGAVIVDVAIDQGGCVESSKPTTYSKPVFFDEGIIHYCVPNMPGSVPRTATYALTNVTLQYIRDIANKGWRKAITESLPLKKGLNIYNGNIVCRGVADGVGLPYREVDSIL
- a CDS encoding 2-phosphosulfolactate phosphatase, whose amino-acid sequence is MKVNLLFTPEELDYIGNLEDKIAIVIDIIRTTTTITTAFKNGCSAIIPVLTLEDAFQRANKIGKDKVLLAGAQKGERIEGFQLGNSPREYGEDIIKNKIIIMKTTNGTKTLKRASSAKEVFISSFMNITALIKKLQEYYRDTIIVCSGLGGLFSLEDTVCGGMIIEGLIKNIKNKIKLSDSALAATIIYNRFKDNIFKMLEKSEWGNHLIKKGGYEDLKICASIDKTNITPRMKKERIII
- a CDS encoding HD domain-containing protein, with translation MKYLKDLKEGEKIIEFYLVDEKQIRAKKNGEEYISLNLKDKTGHIPSVIWDNVSKYKDKFQKGDFVKIEGLVGMYGNGLQITIRKIRKVEERDEREGFDELNYFETTERDIETMWKELLDIVDSLEDKYIQKLVKEITKENEKKIKMYPGAMRIHHEYIGGFLEHTLSVARTCDYFSGKYGEVNRDLLIAGAILHDIGKLKELSVSNITEYSEEGNLIGHIVLGSDMVKEKARKIEDFPEDKLIQLDHIILSHQGNMEWGSPKPPMTIEALILHYAEDLDAKVNIFKRAVKKDREEGKFTQKDPLLGRVLFKG
- a CDS encoding acetamidase/formamidase family protein, whose product is MKIISQKNLVYSFSRKNPIAEYISPGQPFKVETHNRFGKRRNFSNILSDDSSELNAITGNIFIKGALPGSTLEIHIIDIELTDNRGIILAHPNKGAFKEKISRPYKKVVHYDKNFAYFNNKIKLPLSPMIGRIGVAPKDGLFPCGTCGPYGGNMDNKLIKKGSKVYIPIFVEGAHLALGDIHALMGDGESLLSGLETSGTVTMKCNLNNKLKLTHPLVETKKEIMTIADGKTVEKASKIALDNMANLLVKCLDLEYIEAAMLISVSADLKICQIVNPRVCVKVVLPKSILKI